Within Ovis aries strain OAR_USU_Benz2616 breed Rambouillet chromosome 3, ARS-UI_Ramb_v3.0, whole genome shotgun sequence, the genomic segment CACAACCCCAAACGGCCTGTGACCTGTGAACAGGGCTGCGGGTAAGAGTCCTGCCTTTCTTCTGCCCACAGAGAGGGGTCTTCCCGTTTATACCCATCTGTGGACCTCCCACTCCCTGCTGAAGAGGTCTCCTGTGTGCATAGGCAAGGAGTGCTCTTGGCCTCCCTGGCTCCCTGCTCCAGGATCTGTTTTGTGCTGCTTTCCGAGCTACAGTCTTTGTCCTCTTGCTTTAGTAAGAGAAGGGAGACCGCTTCAGCAATCTGTGTGATACCACTAAAGACTGATTTACTTTATTCCTCCCTTTTGTCCAGTACTACTTCTCTTTGTCAGATTCACTGCTCTAATTTCCAGGCCTTTCATGTTACCTCTGGTcctattttgtctttctttggggtGTAAGATATTTGATTAAATACTGATAGCTGGGGCTTTGAATCTAGGGCTTCTCAGAAGGAATGAGTCCACAGGCAGAATCTGTAAGAGGAACGCAGAGCCACGTGGGAGATAAAACactgtcttggagaaggaaagaggccCAGAGGAAGAAGACAGCAAAGGGATATGGTGGGTGGGGGAGCTGGGGAGAAGGAAGTGAAGGCAGTAAACAAGAGAATgttagaaatgaatgaatgttagTAATTTCCGGTAGAGAAAAGCCCTCTCAGCAGTTACCTGCCTGTGCCACATATCTCATTGAACGCTCCTGTCGTGTTCTTTTCCCACCCTGGGTGGCAGCCTGGAGATGCCCAAAGATGAGCTGCCAAACCACAACTGTATTAAGCACCTGCGCTCAGTGgtacagcagcagcagacacggATTGCAGAGCTGGAAAAGACCTCAGCGGAACACAAACACCAGCTGGCGGAGCAGGTAGGGCCTGGAGAACACAGAGTGTGTGCCTGTGGTTGATAGGCACGGATGTGAGCGGCGGATCTGTGCCTGTGCTTGTGAGCCTGGTTAGTGGATACTCTGCCTATGCATAACAGCGAATCAGACTGGAGCTCTTCTTGTTCCTCATTATCCCATCAgtgacattcatttatttaccatTTATCAAATGCCTTCCCTTGGAGGCACTTTGCCAAGCACTGAGGGTACAGCTGGGATTGATACAGTCGTATCCTTGTCTTCATGAACCTTCCAGTCTGGTTGTTCCTCAGACCTCTCGATTTCCTTCATTTTGTCTTTCATCCATTGTCTGTCTTAACCATTATCCCTTGTTCTCCTTCCCTCCGACAGAAGCGAGACATTCAGCTGCTCAAGGCATACATGCGTGCAATTCGCAGTGTCAATCCCAACCTTCAGAACCTGGAAGAGACCATTGAGTACAACGAGATTCTAGAGTGAGTGTCATTCAGGATGTGGAATCCTCGTTCCATGTCCTGACACTGAGCCCTGAGGAGAGAAGAGCAGGGAAGTGGCAGAGGGGGAGGGTAAGAAGAGGGCTGGGCCGGGGCCACTGCTCCTCAGATGATGGGATGAAGAACACGAGGCGGAAAAGAAGGGGATCACCTTCAGCCCCAGTACAGGATCTCATATTTTTGGTGGATGGAACGGAAAGCTTACCTAAGAGTTAGGTGGGTACCCACATGCACAAAACCCtgtgttaaaagagaaaatattgtcCCTGTCTTCAGGGAGTTTACAATTCAGAGAAGAGAGTGCAAAGATCCAGGAAAGTGATCTAAAATGTGGCAAAAACAAGTGAAGTCTAAGATCCCTTTCAGTTTTAGAGTTCTACATAGTTCATAGACTAAACTGTGAGTCAGTCTATACAGTGCTGCAAGGGACACAGAATAGAGGAATCATTGCTTCATTCGGTATTCATTTTTGTTGAATACTTACTACCTGCCAGGCACCATGTGCTAAGTATTGGAATTTTCAGAAGAAACAACAGGAACCCTACACTTGTGGGGTTTAATCCGGTGAGGAACACGTGCTGACACTCAGATGGGACCACCTAGGGAAAGATCTGGAGTTTCTGAACCAAtggtggaaggaaagaaggaggaatCAAGTTAGGCTGAGGGCAGAGCAGGCAGTCGTTACTATTAGGAGGAAAGCCAGTGCAGAGAAAGGGGCTGACCTTCACTGACCCCCTCCAACTCCCTCCACACAGGTGGGTGAACTCCCTGCAGCCTGCACGAGTGACCCGCTGGGGCGGCATGATCTCCACCCCTGACGCTGTGCTCCAGGCTGTCATCAAGCGCTCCCTGGTGGAGAGTGGCTGTCCTGCCTCTATTGTCAATGAGCTGATTGAAAACGCCCACGAGCGGAGCTGGCCCCAGGGTCTGGCTACGTTAGAGACAAGACAGATGAACCGGCGTTACTATGAGAACTACGTGGCCAAGCGCATCCCTGGCAAGCAGGCTGTTGTCGTGATGGCCTGTGAGAACCAGCACATGGGTGACGACATGGTGCAGGAGCCTGGGCTCGTCATGATCTTTGCGCATGGTGTGGAAGAGATATAGGAGATCTTGATGGGCTCTCTGGAAGAGATGAAAATCTGAAGATCCTGTCACTCCAGCAGCAGGGCCCCAAGTCCTCCCCACTTTCCTTAATACCGTGGCTTACCCTGGAGCCACACGTGTCCCAGCTGTGCCACCACTGAAGGGGGCCGCAGGGCACTCTGCTCAGCCTTTCAGGTGGGAAACCCAGATTCCCTCCTTTTGTCTAATTTGTTCCCCCAAGATGTCTGTAAATTTTCCACCTGATTGGGAAAGTCCccatctctatttctgttttcctgcCTAGGGTCCCTGGTTCCAGATATTTTCAGAAAGCACAAAGATACTCATTTTTGATAGAGGATCAGGATGGAGTGAGGAATCGCTAACTGTTCCCCTCCTCCAAAACCTGGGAATCCAGATGAGGCAAGTCTGTTGACTCTGAACAGCACTTAGAGGGCAGCTGTGGGGAGCAGACATCCTGAAGACATGGTAGAGTGGAACAAAAGCCTAGAAATAAATAATGAGGCCAGTAGGCCATCGCTGGCAGCCCTTAAGAGAAGACTGGACCTCGGTGCCAAGCAATACCCCCAGGCCACTTAAAGGTGTGGGCTCCTGCCGGGCCTGCGGGTGTACAGTTGGGGATGCCGAATATTTTCAGATGAGCTCTTCTTTCCTACACTTTCTCACAGTTAGGCAATGACAGGGTTGTGGGTGAGGGGTTAGTCTCCTGGGGTGAATGTGCTCAGCAAGAAGCAGGTTGCTGGCTTCTGCTGCAGTTGGGTGGGTGCTGCCTCTGTGGCACGGGCCATAATAGCCCCCTAGACCCCTCGCCAGTCCTGTGATTGTAACTAGTTATTTTGATAACTTACTTTCACTCTTTccctcccacttttttttttaagaaaggccTTATTATGGCTACTCCACTTTTCTAGCCCAGCCATGTTGTTGGcaatttaatttatttaccttttttttttttttaagaaaggaaaaagaaaaaaaaattaacaaaacagaaaacttttcTTTTGCTGTTCCTGTTGTGGGGATTTTTGGATAGGGTGGGACAGGGCTgaggtcttttatatttttccttttcagcacAACCTTTGGCTTTAATATAGGAAGGGCCATGGGAGCCCCTGGCTGAACTGAAGCCTGCCCCAAGCCTCCATAACCCGCCTAGGATGAGGCGCTTCCTCTATTCCAGTGATGGATATGACCGTCCAGCATCACTGACTGTGCCCTAGAGAATTGTGCTCCCAGCCTCTCCAGGGTCTCATGGTAAAAAACTCTgaatttaattttgaagaaatccTACCTGCCACCAGCCCTACCCCAACACCCAGTTTCCTTGCAGATATATAGCTGGGTTCTAAGCTTCACCAGGCAAGACGGGATGGAAATCCTGTCACTGAGTACAGGCTGTGCTGTCTCACCCATACCCGCCATGGGCTTCAGCTCCATTTCAAGCTGCCCAGGGCATTCCTTCATCCCTGGGGTGACCAGCAGAGTAAGAGAAAGGGAGGGGTAGTGGGTGTGATTATCTTAATATGCAGGTGAGAGAGGGGCTAGAGGAAGATGGCCATAGGACAGCTTGGACTTTTATCCCAGGCCAGCTTGCTGTAGGTCTGGGTAGTTGGGTCATGGCTGCACTGGGactgtggggaggagagggacacAGCTTGAAGGCGGTGAGGAACAGTCATATGTTCCAGCTCCCGGACGTTGTGCTCAGGAATTTGAAAACGCTGCTATACTTAGTCTGGTTACTACACTTCTTCCACTCCCCTCTGCCCCTGCCTGCCTTACCCAGGCCCATACCCTCCTGTTACCACCTTCAGACGGAGCCAGGAAGCTCAGTTAAGGCTCCCCTACCCTTTGCACTAGTGTCTCTGCAGGTCGCTGGTTGTGTTATACATGTGCTGTTTCATGGTATTGACTGCACTAATAATAAATCTTTCACTCGGCTCTCTCAATTCTTAATTCATATCACTCCCCTCCTGGAGGTTCTCCTCCGCTTTGGCCTTTCTCTACCTTAATTCCCTGACTTCTTCCTTGTTCTGTAACTGCCTCTTTGTCTTTGGGCTGACCTCTGTTTTAGGAGGATGTCTGTCTGGAAGGAGTGTACGTACCCTCCTACGCCCTTTCCTCCTGTCTCCTGTTCTGTAGAGCTGAAGCACTCTTGCTAGTGATCTGGACTgtgttatttttagttttcctttgctCCAAATCCATGTCTTCCCAAGGTGCTCTGGGATTTGGGGACACTTTCTGTAGGTGATACACAAGTACCTTTCCCCTTGTCCCACAAACACCTTTGCTTTGGAATCTGGATTCTATGGCAGGCAGAGAAACCTCCACCTAACTAAAAAAAGTAAACATGAGGAAAGGAACCTGGAACGACTGTGCCTGCTGTGATTGTCAAACCCGATAAACCCTTCCGTAGGCACTTGGTGCCACTTTCTCCctgtcatgagaaaaaaaaaattgtttaccatagtactgtattttaaatttgttgagcATTTGCTATGCATCTAATATAAATCTAATAGTACTGTAGACACTTTAGAGGGGcaaaaaaaaagcataagaaCATTCCTGTGCCCACGGAATCTACTACACTTTCATATACACAAGATCTGATAAGCACATCATGGTATAGACCACAAGTGGCAACATATATGCGCTAGTGACAGCagtagtgcttttttttttaagtttctttaaaattatgtttagaaCCTGCTGCTCATTCTTTTGAATGTCATGAATGATGCCAAATCTTTTAGGGTAGGCCTGGTTTTTGGAAACAGTAGTCACTGAATGTCTATTTTGCAAGAACTCAActagggtggggctggggctggtgGTTCATATAGCAAAATGGCACCTACCTTCACAGAAGTTACTCCCCGATAGAGATAAATGTTTAATCAggtcagttgctcggtcatgtccaactctgcaaccccatggactgcagcatgccaggcttccctgtccatcaccaactcctggagcttgctcagattcctgtccatcgagttggtgatgccatccaaccatctcatcatctgttgtccccttctcctcctgccttcaatctttcccagcatcagagtatatAATAAGACATTGTAAATGTGGGAAGTGGATCTTGCCACAAGCAGTATGTGAGCAGAGTGAAGATAAAGCCATGGATTCCAGGAAAGACTTTCCCGGGAGACGTGGTATCTTGTTCTAGATCAGAGGTTGGCAAACCACAACTTGTATCTTGCTgcctgattttgaaaaaaaaaaaaaaagtcggaTCAGAACACAGCCATGCCCTTTGTGTTTATGTATGTTGCCTCTGGCTGCTTTCAGGTTGCAGCAGGAGAGCTGAGCACCTGCCATAGAACTGTGGCAGGACCTAAAACGTGTGCTGCTTGGTCCTTATAGAAAATGTGCCAGCCTGTTTTAAGGTCAGGAGAATGGGCGGGGAAGTAAAGAGGGttgcttgttttaaatttttttttttttttaagtatatgcctttgaaaaatcagaatttttctGCATTGTCAAAATAACAAATGCTTAAAATTAACAATGTATTCTTAATCTAATACAAACTTATATTCACAGTTCCCCAATTGTCCTAAGAAAAATACTTTTAGAGCTGATTACTGTCCAACCTGGATCCAATGGAACCATGTGGTTACACCAGGTTATGTGTTTTAACTCTGTCTGGATTCCTGAAACAACCTCTTTTTGGTAACATTAATTTGTTGAAGAGAATAGGGTCAGTTGTCCAGAGAGTGGTCTTTTGAATTTGACTCCTTCTTCACAATATCTTTTAACTTATTCTTCAAACCGCTATTTTTCCTAAACAAGATTAGATCTGGAGTCAGAgagattctgtttttttctgtcatgccatgtggcttgtgggattttagttccccaacctgagattgaacccaggccctcagctgtgaaagtgtggagtcagagcactaccagggaattccctggagtcAGGGAAGTTAACCAGTTCTGGGAATAAAAGGCATCTCATGGGAGATGTTCTTTACATTGTGTAACATTAGAACATAGGCCCTGTTGTCACACTATTACCCTGATCTCATCACTGTACGCTTCCATTATTGAGAGGTTTTTGAAGCTGGCTAGGTGACAAATATGTGCCCTGAGAGAAGGGCAGCTGGCAGTACAGATCTGATAGGTTACTGCTATACAAGAATAGGGACTCAACACTGCTcctatgatttttttcaaaaacttgTGGACACCCTAATGTTTATGCTAAATGTCACAACTTTTAAATGCTggctcaattttttaaatacgGGCCAAAAAAAGCATGGTTCACCAGAGTTTTCAGCCTCTGTTTTAGGCTGAAATAATAGCATGAATAAAAACAATTGGAAGTGAAGGATATGTTGAAGAAGGAAGAATTGTGATCtgaagcatgctgctgctgctaagtcgcatcagtcatgtccgactctgtgcgaccccagagacggcagcccaccaggctcccccgtccctgggattatcctggcaagaacactggagtgggttgccatttccttttccaatgcatgacagtgaaaagtgaaagtgaagttgctcagtcgtgtccgactcttagccaccacatggactgcagcccaccaggctccttcgcccatgggattttccaggcaagagtactggagtggggtgccattgccttctccgatctgaAGCGTAGAGTTTGTTGAAAGAAGTAATGGAAGCCTAAAAGTAATTTGGGGCTGATTCCTGGAAAGCTTTGATATGGCAGGGAATTTGGACATTAGTTTTACAGGTAAGTTCTTGCGAAGTGACTTGCAATTCATGGTTCTAGTGATgatggaaaaacaatgaaaactggATGACAACATTAGTAAGCTTTGCACTAATTCACATGAGAGGATTAGAGCTTGAAATAGACCTAGAaagaggacagaggaggggagaaaaatcaataggTAACTGACCTTGGTAACTGGATTCACTCAGCCAAAATTTATAGCATAAGTGTCAAGTGCTAGACGGGGTTCTGGGCATTTGAGATATACAAGTAATTGTATATTCCTTGAAAGGAATTTGAAGCTTGGGTGACATAAACTTGAACAAATAATGGCAAATACAGAATAGCATACTGCTAATAGGTAAGTTTAATGCAATGGGACGAGGAGGAAAGGGGTCAACTCCCTACACTACCCTGATGGGATGCAGGAGGGAAGGCTTCCCAGGAATCACTAGAGCTGAGTTCCAAATAGGATCAGATATTGGCAGTGAGGAAAGGGACTAACAGTCAGATTGAGCATGTATTGTGAGTCATGAGCTAAATATTAAGCATCTAGTCATCCCAGCAGTTTTATAAAAAGATTATCATCATCACTTTCtatgtggggaaactgagacaaagGACAAAGTTCATGTAGCTAATAACCAGaactggaggacttccctggcagtccagtggttaagaatcagccttccaatgcagggggcatgggttcaatccttggtcagggaactaagatcccacatgctgtgggttGTGgccaaatttatcttttaaaataataagaagaactaggatttgaacccagaattCATTCCAGAGCCTGAGTTGCTAACCAGTGCACATAAAAAGGGGCACTTAACTAAAGATGAGTCACAGATAAAGACTGAGGTTTCTAGTCTGTGAGTGAGAGGACATGTCATTAACctgaatagcaaggagatgagCAGGTTTGAAGAATGAAGTAATGAGCTCATTTGGGGAAAAATGGGTTGGAAGTGCTTCCCCATAGAGGGAGTTGGCTAGAAAACAGAAATGTGGGTCTACAGCTTAAGGGCAAAAAGTTAGGGTTAAAGATGTGGATTTGGGAATTATCAAGAAATTCCAGGAATGATAGCAGCCACTAAAGGAGAGAACAGAGGCTAAGAATTTGACCTTAGGGAATTCCAGAAGTAATCTGGaacaaaatctggaaaaaaagatGCATGATAAGGGTGGCTAATGTTTCagctttttttaaagtaattttgaaGTAATCAGTCATTTAAATGTGGCTTGTAAACTAGCCATGAAGGAGCTCCAGAAATGTTCTATGCAATGATAGCATTCCTGAAATAAGTGTAGGTTGAGATCATTTCAGCTTGGGTCCTCTAATGATTTGTTTTACTGGATAAACTACAGAGATTCAAGCCTTGTAACATCTGGAACAAGTTGACAAATTGGAAGGAGATAAGTTCCTGCATGTTCGATTTCCCCACATTAGCTTTTTAGTCACATAAAAGCAAATTTGATTAAGATCTAAGAAtctgcagcttaaaaaaaaatcagtataggGTAGAATTAGCTAGTCATTGGTTTTAAGGTGAGGAGACAGAAGGAACttcaagagagaaagaagaaatgaggctGTGACTTAGACATCAAGCCCATTTAGATTGGGGCTATCTTACTGGAAGGAcacaaggattaaaaaaaatgggtGATTTAGGCAGGGCATATTGATAATAGAATGTGTTTGAACAGATGGGGCACTGAAATTCCTAGATGAGATTAATATGATGAAAGCAGTGCTTCAGAGATTTTTAAGTGTGGTGAAACTGGGGCATCTGGAAGGCCACTGTAACCGTGAAATGGATGGTATGATGGAGGAAGCAGGTTGGTGAATGATGGATATGGCAGAAAAGAAAATGCCTGATAATTCTTAAGGTTGGAAACTAGATAGAATTGGGAGAATAgtattaacaaatgaaaaaagttgAAAATGTGATTCAGGGAAGGAAAAAGTTTTGTGTTTTAGGTGACATTAGGTTAGCTATGCAGATATATAGGCTAgagatatggggcttccctggtgactcagcagtaaagaatctgcctgtcaagcaggaaatgcaggttccaacctcaggctgggaagacccctagagaaggaaatggcaacccactctagtactcttgcctgagaaatcccatggacagaggagcctggcaggctacagttcttggggttgcaaaagagtcagacataacttagcgactaaacaacaaggcaGCTTGAGATATAGGACCATGATGTGGCTGAAATAGTGCTTGGAATAGTGGTTTGGGGTTTCTGGcttgggaggaggagaagagcaaAGCTTTTGTAGAACTtcacagaagaaggaagaaaataaatgagatggAAAAATAGTGTTCTAAGAGAAAAGCAAGAATGTACAATGTCTCTCAAGCCCAGTAAGAAATCAATGGCTTCAAACATGGCAAAGTTTTCTACCACAGGGTATTAAAGATAGCATGGAGCTAGAGGTAGAATGtctagatttaaaaacaaaaaacagtagaAAACAACATGGTGATTTGGAAGTGTCAAGTGAAGGCATTGTTTTGTTTGTCCTGAGTTAATGAAGGATTGAATGAGTAGAGTAGGAGAATTTTAATCTGCTATGAAAGGTTATTCTTTAGGAGGTTGAAATGAGTGGGGCTTGCAAGCCTAGGTGCAGAAGGTAACTTCAGGGCAGAAGAGCAAGgccaaatattaactcaaaaattaaagaatgcCAGTGGGTAGAATATAATGAATATGTAAGAATAGTGAGAAAGGGGGCTTGATTATGAAACACAAAACAGGACAGAAAGATAAGATTTGTTGGGATGGAAGGGTGAAGAATTTGTGATGGGCAATGGGGAcagtaaaattttgaaattctCTCTTGTGCATGGCAGTTCAAAGTCTTGGCCTCTCACTTCCAACACTACAAGGAAAGCatttgagaatgaaaagaaatatctcAATTACCAAACAATCTCAACCAG encodes:
- the RNF41 gene encoding E3 ubiquitin-protein ligase NRDP1 isoform X1, with translation MGYDVTRFQGDVDEDLICPICSGVLEEPVQAPHCEHAFCNACITQWFSQQQTCPVDRSVVTVAHLRPVPRIMRNMLSKLQIACDNAVFGCSAIVRLDNLMSHLSDCEHNPKRPVTCEQGCGLEMPKDELPNHNCIKHLRSVVQQQQTRIAELEKTSAEHKHQLAEQKRDIQLLKAYMRAIRSVNPNLQNLEETIEYNEILEWVNSLQPARVTRWGGMISTPDAVLQAVIKRSLVESGCPASIVNELIENAHERSWPQGLATLETRQMNRRYYENYVAKRIPGKQAVVVMACENQHMGDDMVQEPGLVMIFAHGVEEI
- the RNF41 gene encoding E3 ubiquitin-protein ligase NRDP1 isoform X2, yielding MRNMLSKLQIACDNAVFGCSAIVRLDNLMSHLSDCEHNPKRPVTCEQGCGLEMPKDELPNHNCIKHLRSVVQQQQTRIAELEKTSAEHKHQLAEQKRDIQLLKAYMRAIRSVNPNLQNLEETIEYNEILEWVNSLQPARVTRWGGMISTPDAVLQAVIKRSLVESGCPASIVNELIENAHERSWPQGLATLETRQMNRRYYENYVAKRIPGKQAVVVMACENQHMGDDMVQEPGLVMIFAHGVEEI